A single window of Priestia filamentosa DNA harbors:
- a CDS encoding VOC family protein produces the protein MINKVGQIMVYVENQDEIVKFWTEKVGFSVISEQDNGQGMRWIEIAPTKESETSIILQNKKFVAKMEPELNLGTPSLLFFTENLDKLYNNLSNKNVTVGEIVNMPSGRVFNFADSEENYFAVMEKSE, from the coding sequence ATGATTAATAAAGTCGGTCAAATTATGGTATATGTAGAGAATCAAGATGAGATAGTAAAGTTTTGGACTGAAAAGGTAGGCTTTAGTGTAATTTCCGAACAAGATAATGGTCAAGGAATGAGATGGATTGAAATTGCTCCAACAAAGGAATCAGAAACAAGTATCATTCTACAAAATAAAAAATTCGTTGCTAAGATGGAGCCTGAATTAAATCTTGGTACACCTTCTTTGCTTTTTTTCACAGAAAATCTTGATAAATTATATAACAATTTATCAAATAAAAATGTTACAGTCGGAGAAATTGTAAATATGCCTTCTGGTAGAGTATTTAACTTTGCAGATAGTGAAGAAAATTACTTTGCAGTCATGGAAAAGAGTGAATAA
- a CDS encoding SDR family NAD(P)-dependent oxidoreductase, translating to MELSLKGKTALVTGSTAGIGKAIALSLVAEGATVLINGRREEKVKQTIREIQTQYPQAILQPAIHDLGTEQGCQQMIEQYPEVEILINNLGIFEPAEYFDIPDKDWFRLFEVNIMSGVRLTRSYLKKMIQRKEGRVIFIASEAAIMPSQEMAHYSATKTMQLSLSRSLAELCKGTNVTVNTVMPGSTLTEGVETMLNSLYPNEQLTIEEAESRFMKENRPTSIIERFIRPEEMAHFVTFLSSPLSSAINGAALRADGGLVRSVF from the coding sequence ATGGAATTGAGTTTAAAAGGAAAAACAGCTCTAGTAACAGGATCGACAGCTGGTATAGGCAAGGCTATTGCGCTTTCGTTAGTAGCTGAGGGAGCAACAGTTCTTATTAATGGGCGACGGGAAGAGAAAGTAAAACAAACCATTAGAGAAATTCAAACTCAATACCCTCAAGCCATTCTTCAGCCTGCTATTCATGATTTAGGAACAGAACAAGGATGTCAACAGATGATTGAACAATATCCAGAAGTAGAGATTCTTATTAATAATCTTGGCATTTTTGAACCTGCTGAATACTTTGATATTCCAGACAAAGATTGGTTCCGATTATTTGAAGTAAATATTATGAGTGGAGTTCGATTAACACGCTCTTATCTCAAGAAAATGATTCAAAGAAAAGAGGGAAGAGTAATCTTTATTGCCAGTGAAGCAGCTATTATGCCTTCTCAGGAAATGGCTCATTACAGTGCAACTAAAACCATGCAATTGTCTCTTTCTCGTAGTTTAGCTGAGTTATGTAAAGGTACAAATGTAACGGTTAATACAGTTATGCCTGGGTCTACTCTAACAGAAGGTGTAGAGACAATGTTAAATAGTCTGTATCCAAATGAACAATTAACCATAGAAGAAGCTGAGAGCCGATTTATGAAAGAAAATCGCCCTACCTCTATTATCGAGAGATTTATTCGCCCTGAAGAAATGGCCCATTTTGTTACTTTCTTAAGTAGCCCACTTTCTTCAGCTATTAATGGAGCCGCATTGCGAGCAGATGGTGGACTAGTACGTAGTGTATTTTAG
- a CDS encoding bifunctional helix-turn-helix transcriptional regulator/GNAT family N-acetyltransferase — translation MIESNNESVSGFRQFNRFYTKILGLLNQEIYDSPFSLTETRVLFEINSKNKCTAKLLQEELALDRGYVSRILKRFDEQDMIYKEKSEEDGRTYFIHLTEKAKNIYYDLEDKANEQVRFFLRNLDRDKQQTLIKSMNTIEEILSQQMNPKESEIYINEHYKPEDKKELIIEKQRAFYTDKYRFDKAFLDYLYKTFDAEVEKVWIAENGGEFAGSIGLVKENEKTAMLRWFIVEDSTRGKGVGTRLIQALLDYCNEQQYERVILWTVSSLPAARRLYKKFGFEITETKEEQVLWGQKLIEERWDLELG, via the coding sequence ATGATAGAGTCGAATAATGAAAGTGTATCTGGATTTAGACAATTTAATCGTTTTTATACCAAAATTCTTGGTTTACTTAATCAAGAAATATATGATAGTCCTTTTTCATTAACAGAAACACGCGTTTTATTTGAGATTAACAGTAAAAACAAGTGTACAGCTAAATTGCTGCAAGAGGAATTAGCTTTAGATCGTGGTTATGTGAGTAGGATCTTAAAACGCTTTGACGAACAGGATATGATTTATAAAGAAAAATCAGAAGAAGATGGTCGTACTTATTTTATTCATCTAACGGAAAAGGCAAAAAACATTTACTATGATCTAGAAGATAAAGCTAATGAACAGGTTAGATTTTTCCTAAGAAATTTAGATAGAGATAAACAGCAAACTCTGATTAAATCAATGAATACCATTGAAGAAATATTGTCACAACAAATGAATCCAAAAGAATCCGAAATTTACATAAATGAACATTATAAACCTGAAGATAAAAAAGAGCTTATTATTGAAAAACAAAGAGCTTTTTATACAGATAAATATAGATTTGATAAGGCATTTCTAGACTATCTCTATAAAACTTTTGATGCAGAAGTAGAAAAAGTCTGGATTGCAGAAAATGGCGGAGAATTTGCGGGTTCCATAGGACTAGTAAAAGAAAATGAGAAAACGGCTATGTTAAGATGGTTTATCGTTGAAGACTCTACACGTGGAAAAGGGGTAGGTACACGATTAATTCAAGCTCTACTTGATTACTGTAACGAGCAACAATATGAACGTGTCATTTTATGGACGGTAAGTAGCTTACCTGCAGCAAGACGATTATATAAAAAATTCGGGTTCGAAATTACTGAAACAAAAGAAGAACAAGTATTGTGGGGACAAAAACTTATCGAAGAACGATGGGATTTAGAATTAGGATAA
- a CDS encoding site-2 protease family protein → MSRGATLKKEKLKKEKQNKNKGTWGVIGGIVLLGLGKMKWLLAILKFAKLSTLISMILSLGAYGLVYGWKFGFALIYLLLVHELGHYVACKMRRLPVKPTLFIPFIGAAVRMEKMPKSAAEMAFIAYMGPVFGVLSLVPPILLYLTTASSLWLVVLSFGALINLFNLIPFGGLDGGKIVGGINTKLWFLGLILIIVFVIYTHSVLATIIAILGVIHLWYFHKKSKTLDKDKQEVTAARTLYHRLQEVKEEPYLFREAIRDFNLEKDSLVQLEVEQLYEEFRGTAPNVNLRKPVVIEGEQLDEFAQARLQEELEDYALYQKASENFLQQLEKYLTQEEIDLQYAESYRTTSTKSRVITFIIYIALIIVLSVCLDVSKELLHMHPEAREFFNR, encoded by the coding sequence TTGAGTAGAGGAGCAACATTAAAGAAAGAGAAACTAAAGAAAGAAAAGCAAAATAAAAACAAAGGAACCTGGGGAGTGATAGGAGGAATTGTTCTCTTAGGCTTAGGGAAAATGAAGTGGCTTTTAGCCATTTTAAAATTTGCTAAGTTGTCCACTCTTATTTCTATGATACTTTCACTAGGTGCCTACGGACTTGTTTATGGATGGAAGTTTGGTTTTGCTCTAATTTATTTACTGTTAGTTCATGAACTTGGACATTATGTTGCTTGTAAAATGAGAAGACTCCCTGTAAAACCGACCTTATTTATTCCCTTTATAGGAGCAGCTGTACGTATGGAGAAGATGCCAAAAAGCGCAGCAGAAATGGCGTTTATTGCATATATGGGGCCCGTATTTGGGGTTCTTTCACTTGTTCCACCTATCCTGTTATATCTAACTACAGCATCTTCTTTGTGGTTGGTTGTCCTATCATTTGGTGCACTGATTAACCTGTTTAACTTAATTCCATTTGGAGGGTTAGATGGAGGGAAGATAGTAGGGGGAATTAACACAAAATTATGGTTTTTGGGACTTATCCTTATTATTGTCTTTGTTATCTATACACACTCCGTTTTAGCTACAATTATTGCAATCTTAGGAGTTATTCACCTATGGTATTTCCATAAAAAGAGTAAGACATTGGATAAAGATAAACAAGAAGTAACGGCAGCTCGCACACTTTATCATCGCCTTCAAGAAGTTAAAGAAGAACCTTATTTATTTAGAGAGGCTATTCGTGATTTTAATCTTGAAAAAGATAGCTTAGTGCAATTAGAAGTGGAACAGCTCTATGAGGAGTTTAGGGGAACTGCTCCAAATGTAAATCTAAGAAAACCGGTTGTAATAGAAGGGGAGCAATTAGATGAATTCGCTCAAGCTCGCTTACAAGAAGAGTTAGAGGATTACGCCCTTTATCAAAAGGCGTCGGAAAACTTCCTACAACAACTTGAAAAGTATCTGACACAAGAAGAAATCGATTTACAGTACGCAGAGAGCTACCGTACAACAAGTACAAAGTCGAGAGTTATAACGTTTATCATCTATATAGCTCTTATTATTGTGTTATCTGTATGTCTAGACGTCAGCAAAGAATTGCTCCATATGCATCCAGAAGCGCGAGAATTTTTTAATCGTTAA